A single region of the Lepus europaeus isolate LE1 chromosome 1, mLepTim1.pri, whole genome shotgun sequence genome encodes:
- the ASNSD1 gene encoding asparagine synthetase domain-containing protein 1 isoform X1, giving the protein MCGICCSVSFSVEHCRKDLKEDLLYNLKRRGPDSSKQLFKCDMNYQCVFSGHVLHLRGVLTAQPVEDERGNVFLWNGEVFSGIKVEETENDTQIMFNYLSSCKSESDIMSLFSDVQGPWSFIYYQASSHSLWFGRDFFGRRSLLWHFNTLDKSFCLSSVGPQTSGVANQWQEVPASGIFRIDLQSAAMAKHVRLQLYPWECISRENATEECDKSLAHASAALPTFVSVVANEAKLHLGTPISPLNMTLPQAPLATHCSSISSIPPSRETLQVSLTDGHMKEVVEKFIDVLSVAVKRRVLCLQRDENPVPNGVLKTGDRKANVAILFSGGIDSMVIATLADRHIPLGEPIDLLNVAFMTKEKTVPSSRNKRTSKQRSHEMPSEAFSEGTAARGADGPDEKYSVPDRVTGKAGLKELQAVNPSRMWNFVEINVSLEELQQLRRTQICHLVQPLDTVLDDSIGCAVWFASRGTGRLVTQHEVKSYQSSAKVVLTGIGADEQLAGYSRHRVRFQTHGPEGLNKEIAMELGRISSRNLGRDDRVIGDHGKEARFPFLDENVVSFLNSLPIWEKVNLTLPRGIGEKLILRLAAVELGLTASALLPKRAMQFGSRIAKMENSNEKASDKCGRLQIISLENLSFEKEVES; this is encoded by the exons ATGTGTGGCATTTGCTGTTCTGTAAGCTTTTCTGTCGAACACTGCAGAAAAGATTTGAAAGAAGATTTACTGTATAATCTTAAACGCCGGGGTCCTGACAGCAGTAAACAGTTGTTCAAATGTGATATGAACTACCAGTGTGTGTTTTCTGGCCATGTCCTTCACTTGAGAGGTGTTTTGACTGCCCAGCCTGTGGAAGATGAAAGAGGCAATGTGTTCCTATGGAATGGAGAAGTCTTTAGTGGAATAAAGGttgaagaaacagagaatgatactcaaattatgtttaattatCTTTCCTCTTGTAAGAGTGAATCTGATATTATGTCCCTCTTCTCAGATGTCCAAGGTCCTTGGTCTTTTATATATTATCAAGCATCTAGTCACAGTTTATGGTTTGGTAGGGATTTTTTTGGTCGCCGTAGTTTGCTTTGGCATTTTAATACTTTGGACAAGAGTTTCTGCCTCTCTTCAGTTGGCCCCCAGACATCTGGAGTGGCAAATCAGTGGCAAGAAGTTCCAGCATCTGGAATTTTCAGAATTGATCTCCAGTCTGCTGCCATGGCCAAACATGTAAGGTTGCAGTTGTATCCTTGGGaatgtatttctagggagaatgctactgAAGAGTGTGATAAGAGCCTGGCTCACGCTTCAGCAGCCTTGCCAACATTTGTATCAGTGGTGGCAAATGAAGCCAAACTACATCTTGGAACGCCTATTTCTCCTTTAAATATGACGTTGCCGCAGGCTCCATTGGCGACTCATTGCAGTAGCATTTCCAGTATCCCACCCTCAAGAGAGACCCTTCAGGTCTCCCTTACTGATGGACACATGAAAGAAGTAGTTGAGAAGTTCATTGATGTCCTTAGTGTCGCAGTCAAGAGACGTGTCTTGTGTTTACAGAGGGATGAAAACCCCGTACCAAATGGAGTTTTGAAGACGGGTGATAGGAAAGCCAATGTTGCGATCCTGTTTTCTGGAGGCATCGATTCCATGGTTATTGCTACCCTTGCTGATCGTCATATTCCTTTAGGTGAACCAATTGATCTCCTGAATGTAGCTTTCATGACTAAAGAAAAGACCGTTCCAAGTAGCCGTAACAAAAGAACGAGTAAACAGAGAAGTCATGAAATGCCTTCTGAGGCGTTCTCGGAAGGTACTGCTGCCCGTGGTGCTGATGGTCCTGATGAGAAATACAGTGTGCCAGACAGAGTCACAGGAAAGGCAGGACTAAAGGAGCTGCAAGCTGTTAACCCTTCTCGAATGTGGAATTTTGTTGAAATTAATGTTTCTCTGGAAGAACTGCAACAGTTAAGAAGAACTCAAATATGTCACTTAGTTCAGCCCCTGGATACGGTTTTGGATGATAGCATTGGCTGTGCAGTCTGGTTTGCTTCCAGAGGAACTGGCAGGCTAGTGACTCAGCATGAAGTGAAGTCCTATCAGAGCAGTGCAAAG GTAGTTCTCACTGGAATTGGTGCAGATGAGCAACTTGCAGGTTATTCCCGTCATCGTGTTCGCTTCCAGACACATGGGCCAGAAGGACTGAATAAGGAAATAGCGATGGAACTGGGTCGAATTTCTTCTAGAAATCTTGGTCGTGATGACAGAGTAATTGGTGATCATGGAAAAGAAGCAAG ATTTCCCTTCCTGGATGAAAATGTTGTCTCCTTTCTAAATTCCCTACCCATCTGGGAAAAGGTAAACCTGACTCTACCCCGAGGAATTGGTGAGAAACTAATTTTACGTCTGGCAGCTGTGGAACTCGGCCTTACAGCCTCTGCTCTCCTGCCAAAGCGGGCCATGCAGTTTGGATCCAGAATTGCAAAAATGGAAAACAGTAATGAAAAGGCATCTGATAAGTGTGGAAGGCTCCAAATTATTTCCTTAGAAAACCTTTCTTTTGAAAAGGAAGTTGAATCCTAA
- the ASDURF gene encoding ASNSD1 upstream open reading frame protein: protein MPGRGVHPEDSAVPVPAGGPTPHKEDLCNKIKEQKVVVDELSNLKKNRRVYRQQQNSNIFFLADRTEMLSESKNILDELKKEYQEIENSEKTSIKK, encoded by the exons ATGCCCGGCCGGGGCGTGCACCCGGAGGACAGCGCTGTGCCGGTCCCCGCCGGCGGCCCGACCCCGCACAAGGAGGATCTTTGCAACAAG attaaagaacaaaaagttGTTGTGGATGAACTTTCTAACCTGAAGAAAAACAGG AGAGTATATAGGCAACAGCAGAACAGCAATATATTCTTCCTGGCAGATCGCACAGAGATGCTTTCTGAAAGCAAGA ATATATTGGATGAATTGAAAAAAGAATaccaagaaatagaaaattccGAGAAGACCAGTATCAAGAAATAG
- the ASNSD1 gene encoding asparagine synthetase domain-containing protein 1 isoform X2: MCGICCSVSFSVEHCRKDLKEDLLYNLKRRGPDSSKQLFKCDMNYQCVFSGHVLHLRGVLTAQPVEDERGNVFLWNGEVFSGIKVEETENDTQIMFNYLSSCKSESDIMSLFSDVQGPWSFIYYQASSHSLWFGRDFFGRRSLLWHFNTLDKSFCLSSVGPQTSGVANQWQEVPASGIFRIDLQSAAMAKHVRLQLYPWECISRENATEECDKSLAHASAALPTFVSVVANEAKLHLGTPISPLNMTLPQAPLATHCSSISSIPPSRETLQVSLTDGHMKEVVEKFIDVLSVAVKRRVLCLQRDENPVPNGVLKTGDRKANVAILFSGGIDSMVIATLADRHIPLGEPIDLLNVAFMTKEKTVPSSRNKRTSKQRSHEMPSEAFSEGTAARGADGPDEKYSVPDRVTGKAGLKELQAVNPSRMWNFVEINVSLEELQQLRRTQICHLVQPLDTVLDDSIGCAVWFASRGTGRLVTQHEVKSYQSSAKVVLTGIGADEQLAGYSRHRVRFQTHGPEGLNKEIAMELGRISSRNLGRDDRVIGDHGKEASDIVCLF; this comes from the exons ATGTGTGGCATTTGCTGTTCTGTAAGCTTTTCTGTCGAACACTGCAGAAAAGATTTGAAAGAAGATTTACTGTATAATCTTAAACGCCGGGGTCCTGACAGCAGTAAACAGTTGTTCAAATGTGATATGAACTACCAGTGTGTGTTTTCTGGCCATGTCCTTCACTTGAGAGGTGTTTTGACTGCCCAGCCTGTGGAAGATGAAAGAGGCAATGTGTTCCTATGGAATGGAGAAGTCTTTAGTGGAATAAAGGttgaagaaacagagaatgatactcaaattatgtttaattatCTTTCCTCTTGTAAGAGTGAATCTGATATTATGTCCCTCTTCTCAGATGTCCAAGGTCCTTGGTCTTTTATATATTATCAAGCATCTAGTCACAGTTTATGGTTTGGTAGGGATTTTTTTGGTCGCCGTAGTTTGCTTTGGCATTTTAATACTTTGGACAAGAGTTTCTGCCTCTCTTCAGTTGGCCCCCAGACATCTGGAGTGGCAAATCAGTGGCAAGAAGTTCCAGCATCTGGAATTTTCAGAATTGATCTCCAGTCTGCTGCCATGGCCAAACATGTAAGGTTGCAGTTGTATCCTTGGGaatgtatttctagggagaatgctactgAAGAGTGTGATAAGAGCCTGGCTCACGCTTCAGCAGCCTTGCCAACATTTGTATCAGTGGTGGCAAATGAAGCCAAACTACATCTTGGAACGCCTATTTCTCCTTTAAATATGACGTTGCCGCAGGCTCCATTGGCGACTCATTGCAGTAGCATTTCCAGTATCCCACCCTCAAGAGAGACCCTTCAGGTCTCCCTTACTGATGGACACATGAAAGAAGTAGTTGAGAAGTTCATTGATGTCCTTAGTGTCGCAGTCAAGAGACGTGTCTTGTGTTTACAGAGGGATGAAAACCCCGTACCAAATGGAGTTTTGAAGACGGGTGATAGGAAAGCCAATGTTGCGATCCTGTTTTCTGGAGGCATCGATTCCATGGTTATTGCTACCCTTGCTGATCGTCATATTCCTTTAGGTGAACCAATTGATCTCCTGAATGTAGCTTTCATGACTAAAGAAAAGACCGTTCCAAGTAGCCGTAACAAAAGAACGAGTAAACAGAGAAGTCATGAAATGCCTTCTGAGGCGTTCTCGGAAGGTACTGCTGCCCGTGGTGCTGATGGTCCTGATGAGAAATACAGTGTGCCAGACAGAGTCACAGGAAAGGCAGGACTAAAGGAGCTGCAAGCTGTTAACCCTTCTCGAATGTGGAATTTTGTTGAAATTAATGTTTCTCTGGAAGAACTGCAACAGTTAAGAAGAACTCAAATATGTCACTTAGTTCAGCCCCTGGATACGGTTTTGGATGATAGCATTGGCTGTGCAGTCTGGTTTGCTTCCAGAGGAACTGGCAGGCTAGTGACTCAGCATGAAGTGAAGTCCTATCAGAGCAGTGCAAAG GTAGTTCTCACTGGAATTGGTGCAGATGAGCAACTTGCAGGTTATTCCCGTCATCGTGTTCGCTTCCAGACACATGGGCCAGAAGGACTGAATAAGGAAATAGCGATGGAACTGGGTCGAATTTCTTCTAGAAATCTTGGTCGTGATGACAGAGTAATTGGTGATCATGGAAAAGAAGCAAG tgATATTGTCTGTCTCTTTTAG